Proteins encoded in a region of the Canis lupus familiaris isolate Mischka breed German Shepherd chromosome 1, alternate assembly UU_Cfam_GSD_1.0, whole genome shotgun sequence genome:
- the PIH1D1 gene encoding PIH1 domain-containing protein 1 isoform X1, producing MADSKLLVPELSEAEKMGADTARFEELLLQASKELQQAQTSRPESTQIQPQPGFCIKTNSSEGKVFINICHSPSIPPPADMTEDELLQMLEEDQAGFRIPMSLGEPHAELDAKGQGCTAYDVAVNSDFYRRMQNSDFLRELVVTIAREGLEDKYSLQLNPEWRMLKNRPFLGSISQQNIRSQQRPRIQELGNLYTPDSLRPEEGPEKPHLNLWLEAPDLLLAEIDLPKLDGALGLSLEIGENRLVMGGPQQLYHLDAYIPLRINSEESKAAFHRKRKQLMVAMPLLSVPS from the exons ATGGCGGACTCGAAGCTGCTGGTGCCGGAGCTGAGCGAGGCAGAGAAGATGGGTGCTGACACCGCGCGTTTCGAGGAGCTGCTCCTGCAG GCCTCCAAGGAGCTCCAACAAGCCCAGACAAGCAGACCAGAATCTACACAGATCCAACCTCAACCTG GTTTCTGCATAAAGACCAACTCTTCCGAAGGGAAGGTTTTCATCAACATCTGTCactctccttccatccctcctccGGCTGACATGACTGAGGATGAGCTGCTTCAAATGCTGGAAGAAGACCAAGCTGGGTTTCGCATCCCCATGAGCCTGGGAGAGCCTCATGCTGAACTGGATGCAA AAGGCCAGGGTTGTACCGCCTACGACGTAGCCGTCAACAGCGACTTCTACCGGAGGATGCAG AACAGCGATTTCTTGCGCGAGCTCGTGGTCACCATCGCCAGGGAGGGCCTTGAGGACAAATACAGTCTGCAGCTGAATCCag AGTGGCGCATGTTGAAGAACCGGCCTTTCTTGGGCTCCATCTCCCAGCAAAATATCCGCTCCCAGCAGCGTCCTCGGATCCAGGAGCTGGGAAACCTGTATACTCCTGACTCCCTGAGACCTGAGGAAGG CCCCGAAAAGCCTCACCTGAACCTTTGGCTGGAAGCCCCTGACCTCCTCTTGGCTGAAATTGACCTCCCCAAACTG GATGGAGCTCTGGGGCTGTCGCTGGAGATTGGGGAGAACCGCCTGGTGATGGGGGGCCCCCAGCAGCTTTACCATCTCGATGCCTATATTCCCCTGCGGATCAACTCTGAGGAGAGCAAGGCAGCCTTCCATAGGAAGAGGAAG CAATTGATGGTGGCCATGCCTCTTCTGTCGGTGCCTTCTTGA
- the PIH1D1 gene encoding PIH1 domain-containing protein 1 isoform X2, with protein sequence MAMADSKLLVPELSEAEKMGADTARFEELLLQASKELQQAQTSRPESTQIQPQPGFCIKTNSSEGKVFINICHSPSIPPPADMTEDELLQMLEEDQAGFRIPMSLGEPHAELDAKGQGCTAYDVAVNSDFYRRMQNSDFLRELVVTIAREGLEDKYSLQLNPEWRMLKNRPFLGSISQQNIRSQQRPRIQELGNLYTPDSLRPEEGPEKPHLNLWLEAPDLLLAEIDLPKLDGALGLSLEIGENRLVMGGPQQLYHLDAYIPLRINSEESKAAFHRKRKQLMVAMPLLSVPS encoded by the exons AT GGCCATGGCGGACTCGAAGCTGCTGGTGCCGGAGCTGAGCGAGGCAGAGAAGATGGGTGCTGACACCGCGCGTTTCGAGGAGCTGCTCCTGCAG GCCTCCAAGGAGCTCCAACAAGCCCAGACAAGCAGACCAGAATCTACACAGATCCAACCTCAACCTG GTTTCTGCATAAAGACCAACTCTTCCGAAGGGAAGGTTTTCATCAACATCTGTCactctccttccatccctcctccGGCTGACATGACTGAGGATGAGCTGCTTCAAATGCTGGAAGAAGACCAAGCTGGGTTTCGCATCCCCATGAGCCTGGGAGAGCCTCATGCTGAACTGGATGCAA AAGGCCAGGGTTGTACCGCCTACGACGTAGCCGTCAACAGCGACTTCTACCGGAGGATGCAG AACAGCGATTTCTTGCGCGAGCTCGTGGTCACCATCGCCAGGGAGGGCCTTGAGGACAAATACAGTCTGCAGCTGAATCCag AGTGGCGCATGTTGAAGAACCGGCCTTTCTTGGGCTCCATCTCCCAGCAAAATATCCGCTCCCAGCAGCGTCCTCGGATCCAGGAGCTGGGAAACCTGTATACTCCTGACTCCCTGAGACCTGAGGAAGG CCCCGAAAAGCCTCACCTGAACCTTTGGCTGGAAGCCCCTGACCTCCTCTTGGCTGAAATTGACCTCCCCAAACTG GATGGAGCTCTGGGGCTGTCGCTGGAGATTGGGGAGAACCGCCTGGTGATGGGGGGCCCCCAGCAGCTTTACCATCTCGATGCCTATATTCCCCTGCGGATCAACTCTGAGGAGAGCAAGGCAGCCTTCCATAGGAAGAGGAAG CAATTGATGGTGGCCATGCCTCTTCTGTCGGTGCCTTCTTGA